The genomic DNA TCATGTTTAACAGTTGTGTAAAAATGTAATGAGCTGTTGGCTGCAACCTTTTATTTACAGACGGGACGTTAATCTGCTATTCCTTTGGGTTGGGAATTCCAAAGCTTGGAAACAAAATTCTCTTCAGTTGAGTTGATTTATGGTTAGTGTTTGAGCATATAGTAActaataatttttacttttattttgagattttaGGTTTAATCATGTATagcttataattttaatttttagattatCAAAGCAGGACATGCCTATTAAAAATAGTTAAACAGTTGAAAATTAGGTGGTTCTACTGTCTTCCCTTCATCTTTTTGGCTCATTCTTTTTGCTTCTAGTAGATTTTTTGGCCATATTCCAGAACATAATTTGAATGGATGGGTAGAGCTCTAGGCAGCTGATGCTGTGAAGGAGACGGGAGATATGTTGCAGGGGATAGGAACAGATGAACAATAAAAAGGAGACACTCCAGCTTGCTGATGGTATATATTCGGTACATGTATACATAGAGTAAAAGGTGAGGCTGTGAAGAAGtttaatttaaattctttaatGCCATTATTTAAAATCGCATAAGTTCGTTAGGAAGATTTGtttgatcagaaaaaaaatagttgCTTTACATAGAAGTAAGTTGCAGATGAGAATTTTTTTTGAGGACAAACACTGTTATTTCTCATACTTTTTCACCCCCATCTCACCCCTAGTTCTAGGTTTGTGAGTACAAACGCTGAATACTCTCTCAGTTGACAGTAGCTtttagttttgaattttttattctgTGAAGTTGACTTTTAGGAGCAGGGATCTAAAGGAATGGCATTTTGACTGTGTTGCCTAAATGGTTAACTCCATTGAGcagtgtttcattttttaaatccttcCTATTATGAAATTAGTGTGTTTTAACTTGGAATGCAGCTGTAGAGTAAAAATGTAGTTTCCACTTGAAATTGTAATAAACTTTCTCAAAATAATCAAGGTTGTAATGGAGTAGAGAAATGTCCTTACGTTAAACATTGAAGGTTATGTAAATAACTAATGAATTTATAGCTTAACTTTGTCTAATTTTATGTTTATAGGCAGCCTGCTTCTGCAAAGTGGTATGATCGAAGGGACTATGTCTTCATTGAATTTTGTGTTGAAGACAGTAAGGATGTTAATGTAAATTTTGAAAAATCCAAACTTACATTCAGGTAAGTTACCGTTTTACATCATTGGTTAAAAAGCTTATTTCAGACACTGAATAGCTTCTGGCTTGCTTgctttttaaagtgttttcacTGAAGTTATTACTAATCTTTTATCTCTTTGAAAAGgctcattctctcttttttttaaatacagttgtCTTGGAGGAAGtgataattttaaacatttaaatgaaatcGATCTTTTTCACTGTATTGATCCAAATGTAAGTAGTCGATGATTTATCCTAATTTAAATTGTGGAGATTTTGGACAtacttttaagttttgtttttttttttaagcagtaaGCACTAATTGTTTTTCTTAATAGTTTTGAGGCTGACTAGGTGTACTTTCCAATATTCTCCTTTTTCTGCATGCTCTGTTCTTGCTGTTCACTGTTTCTCAGGGGCAGTACTCTTCAGGCTTGTCTAATCTGAGTATAGAATCTTCATTCCATGATTTGTACCATATTTAGTTAATTTTCTAAAGGTTTTATTCTACTCACCTTgtgtaggaaagaaaaaatatatatattttttttttgcaatcgGACAACTAATGAAACAGAAGTCCAGGGGATGTTTTTTTCCATAGTTTCAATGTAGGTAAATTAGAAAGGAAAGGTGAAGAAATATAAGCTACTTTCTACCTATAGTGATAATTGTGTGGAtaatgcttttgtttctgtttttaggaTTCTAAGCATAAAAGAACTGACAGATCAATTTTATGTTGTTTAAGAAAAGGAGAATCTGGCCAGTCGTGGCCAAGGTTAACAAAAGAAAGGGCAAAggtatgtttgtttttcttttttgaaagttcaatctttttattttaagaaataaaagatatatttGTTTGATTGGAGGAATATACTGTTTTGCTTAGTACTGTTAAagccttgatttctgtttttctctacttTGATATTTAatagttgttttttaatttaaactagTCTAGATAAGTCTTTTGCATTTAAGAGGCAGGCTTTGCCTAGAAGTCTTTATAAATAAATTACTCGGATATCAATGGGAGCATATTTTGGTGCCACTAAAAAAAGGTTAAGCATTTGAGAGTAGTTCCTACCagtgatttttgttgttttaaaaagtaCGTTTATTTAATTGTGAAAGAAGCTCCATGAAGCTATATTTGCCACTGCTGCATTTGACTtcactgattattttttaatctgttcttTTTGTGCTAATTCCATGCCTTACTAGTGTAATATGaacccacaatttttaaaaatgtgattttaagGTACATGCCAGTGAGTGCAAGTTAGCCTAATCATAGAGTGATGTTTTTGTTGGTGTGTAGCTTAATTGGCTTAGTGTGGACTTCAATAATTGGAAAGACTGGGAAGATGATTCAGATGAAGATATGTCTAATTTTGATCGTTTCTCTGAGGTAAGTTCTAAGTGCgtttctgcctccctcccagtTCATTTCTACGTAGTTAACTTAATTTGGTTTTAAAGTGcttgataatatttaaaatgtacaatattTTGCTTTGAGAAAAGGCCATTCTGTGGTACAACCAAATAAGATCTTAACAATGGTCATTTAATCCTGAAGTTTGACAttcctttatcattttttaaaaattactgttaaGTTCTAAAACTGATATGTAAAGAAAAATCATACAATGAATAAATCCATTTAAGTAATAGCAGCACAGCTGTTACTTAAACAGTTCATTCTGAGCATGAACACAAGAAATGGCTTGCATTTTGGAACTGTGAAATATGAATGTAAACATTTAATCACGAGTCATGGTGAGATGTGCATGATGAGTGGTATATAGGGATGTTCTAGTTTGCAAAATTAAGGAAAGGGTTTGTTTAAGACATTACTGCCatggctaaagaaaaaaaatgactgatCTCCCTTTAAGTAGAATTGATGTTATCAAAAGTACTTCAGTAAAGCTtattattaaaagagaaaacatcagATTGTAAGCTAAATATAGACCCATTGAATCCATTTCTCATTACTGTTTGAAATTTTGACTAGACTTTGTTTATGTTTCTTCTTCAAAAACTTGAGAACTAAGCAGAGTAAATTTCCAGCCTCCTGTATGAAACTGCTTATTCAGCATCTCTCCTTACATGGTTCTGGTGCCTTGATTCATAAGTGGGAGGGAAGGATGGTATGGTATTCATGTGATTCTCCTCAACTGTTATTCTTTACCTGTAGTAATTGGTGCCACCTTTCACCAATCTGGGCAAGTCACAAACTTTTGACCATGTTCTCTTTCACTACCCCTCTCTCCAGTATAACATTAATTAGTgtctttgttcttttgtttgaccTCCTAAATAGCcatgattatatttatttctattttgagcatttttccTGCTCCAAGAAACTTAACCCAAAATGTTTAACAAGTACCTCAGAAATCCAGAAACTACTGGTTGCTCACTCGTACTATTCAAGACTAAATTGCCCAGAATTTTTATACCAAGAGATTTGACTTGGTACCATTTTAAGGCCCCTGCTAACTTTCAAATCCATgtaagaatatatttttcaagTCATTGAGACTTATAAAATTATGCATGGGTATGtaaatgctttgtttttaaaaatttaaactacaGAGAATTTGTAGCTTGAGGTAAGTCCCCAACTGATACAGATTTTGGTTATTTCcactttaaataataaattagttGCTTTATGGTCAGAAACAACTAAAAATGGGAAATCAGTACTTCATGTAAATATGctctattattatttctattactaTTCTAGTAAGTATACAGGGTATTTacatatgcagaatatttctaCAGTGTGTaccttttatttcaaaattatatttgtgtttttaatataGTTACTGCTGTTGAACTTCTGAGTCAATATTCAGGCCTTTTATGCAAATTAATGATCCTGAAGGACTTTATTTTCAATCATTTATTGTTCTTCACAATATTTAAAGCTATAATGAGAATACCATAATACACGCTACTTAGCTTTAAGAAACAAAACTTCACAATTACAAATTAATCCCGTTCTTTCCCTTAGGTACCAGAGGAAACCACTATTCAGGATTTTGGCATTTAATTTCTGCACTGTACACAGATACCTTGTTAGATAAATTTTAGTGGCTTCACTTTTCTTCGATGAAAACAGTCTAAACTTCCCTATATATTTTCAGGATTTTATGTAATTACCTCAATCTACCTTTTCCAGAAAGGAAGGTACTtactgtttattttgctttttttattggTGGAAATCTTTGACAGACTTAAGATATATTCTGGACAGTGTGCAATCTAATAATTAGAGCTTAATTtaacatcatttttaaaactgatttttacaCTTCAAATAGATGATGAACAACATGGGTGGTGACGAGGATGTAGATTTACCAGAAGTAGATGGAGCAGATGACGTAAGTctataaattttctgttttttttattaaggtatgatcgatatacactcttacgaaggtttcacatgaaaaaacaatgtggttactacatttacccatattatcaagtccccacccataccccaatgcag from Manis pentadactyla isolate mManPen7 chromosome 9, mManPen7.hap1, whole genome shotgun sequence includes the following:
- the PTGES3 gene encoding prostaglandin E synthase 3 encodes the protein MQPASAKWYDRRDYVFIEFCVEDSKDVNVNFEKSKLTFSCLGGSDNFKHLNEIDLFHCIDPNDSKHKRTDRSILCCLRKGESGQSWPRLTKERAKLNWLSVDFNNWKDWEDDSDEDMSNFDRFSEMMNNMGGDEDVDLPEVDGADDDSQDSDDEKMPDLE